Proteins encoded in a region of the Mycobacterium branderi genome:
- a CDS encoding acyl-CoA dehydrogenase family protein: MTQFIATGMLPDEYQQLAKTVRDFAQSVVAPVAARHDAEHSFPYEVVAGMAEMGLFGLPFPEEWGGMGGDYFALCLALEELGKVDQSVAITLEAGVSLGAMPVYRFGTEAQKREWLPQLASGRALGAFGLTEPGGGSDAGATKTTARLDNGEWVINGSKQFITNSGTDITKLVTVTAVTGEQGGRKEISSILIPVPTPGFTVEPAYDKVGWKASDTHPLTFQDVRVPQENLLGERGRGYANFLRILDEGRIAIAALSTGAAQGCVDESVKYAREREAFGRPIGRYQAIEFTIARMEARAHTARTAYYDAAALMLAGKPFKKQAAIAKLVASEAAMDNARDATQIHGGYGFINEFPVARHYRDSKILEIGEGTSEVQLMLIAREVGL, from the coding sequence ATGACACAGTTCATTGCGACCGGGATGCTTCCCGACGAGTATCAGCAGTTGGCCAAGACGGTCCGCGACTTCGCGCAGAGCGTCGTCGCGCCGGTCGCGGCGCGCCACGACGCCGAGCATTCCTTCCCCTACGAAGTGGTGGCCGGGATGGCCGAGATGGGGTTGTTCGGGCTGCCGTTCCCGGAGGAGTGGGGCGGCATGGGCGGTGACTACTTCGCGCTGTGCCTGGCGCTCGAGGAACTGGGCAAGGTGGACCAAAGTGTGGCCATCACTTTGGAGGCCGGGGTGTCGCTGGGCGCCATGCCGGTGTACCGCTTCGGCACCGAGGCGCAGAAGCGAGAGTGGTTGCCGCAGTTGGCCAGTGGCCGCGCGCTCGGCGCGTTCGGGCTGACCGAGCCCGGCGGCGGTAGCGACGCCGGCGCCACCAAGACCACCGCACGCCTCGACAACGGCGAGTGGGTGATCAACGGATCCAAACAGTTCATCACCAACTCCGGCACCGACATCACCAAGCTGGTCACCGTCACCGCCGTCACCGGCGAACAGGGCGGCCGCAAGGAGATCTCGTCGATCCTGATACCGGTGCCCACACCGGGTTTCACCGTCGAACCGGCCTACGACAAAGTGGGCTGGAAGGCGTCCGACACCCATCCGCTGACGTTTCAAGACGTGCGGGTGCCGCAGGAGAACCTGCTCGGCGAACGCGGCCGCGGCTACGCCAACTTCCTTCGCATTCTCGACGAGGGCCGGATCGCGATCGCCGCGCTGTCCACCGGCGCCGCACAGGGCTGCGTCGACGAGAGCGTCAAGTACGCCCGTGAGCGTGAGGCTTTCGGTCGGCCGATCGGCCGGTATCAGGCCATCGAGTTCACCATTGCCCGGATGGAGGCCCGCGCGCACACCGCTCGCACCGCCTACTACGACGCCGCGGCACTGATGCTGGCCGGTAAGCCGTTCAAAAAGCAGGCGGCGATCGCCAAGCTGGTCGCCAGCGAGGCGGCGATGGACAACGCCCGCGACGCCACCCAGATCCACGGCGGCTACGGGTTTATCAACGAGTTCCCGGTCGCCCGGCACTACCGCGACAGCAAGATCCTGGAAATCGGTGAAGGGACCAGCGAAGTGCAGTTGATGTTGATCGCCAGGGAGGTGGGGCTGTGA
- a CDS encoding HpcH/HpaI aldolase/citrate lyase family protein has product MTLDNPGPAWLFCPADRPERFEKAAAAADVVILDLEDGCAAADRPAARKALVDVPLDPARTVVRVNPSGTDDQAHDLEALSNTRYDTVMLPKCEAPEQVTALAPRDVIVLVESPLGALTVTDNVRADNAIAVMWGAEDLFAVLGGTANRYPDGTYREVARHVRSQSLLAAKAYGRLALDSVYLDIKDLDGLRAEVDDAVAVGFDAKVAIHPSQVPVIRAGYAPTPEQVQWARHVLAAAADERGVFAFEGIMVDAPVLRRAERIVQLATDSGS; this is encoded by the coding sequence ATGACGCTTGACAATCCGGGCCCGGCGTGGCTGTTCTGCCCGGCGGATCGCCCGGAGCGCTTCGAAAAGGCAGCGGCCGCAGCCGATGTCGTGATCCTCGACCTCGAGGACGGATGCGCTGCCGCGGATCGGCCGGCGGCGCGCAAGGCCCTCGTCGACGTTCCGCTCGACCCGGCCCGTACCGTCGTGCGGGTCAATCCGTCCGGCACCGACGATCAGGCACACGACCTGGAAGCCCTGTCCAACACGCGTTACGACACCGTGATGCTGCCCAAATGCGAAGCGCCCGAACAGGTCACCGCGTTGGCGCCGCGGGACGTCATCGTTCTCGTCGAGTCACCGTTGGGCGCGCTGACCGTCACCGACAACGTCCGCGCCGACAACGCCATCGCGGTGATGTGGGGCGCAGAGGATCTGTTCGCCGTGCTCGGTGGTACGGCCAACCGCTACCCGGACGGCACCTACCGGGAGGTGGCCCGGCATGTGCGCTCGCAGTCGCTGCTGGCGGCCAAAGCCTACGGCCGCCTGGCGCTGGACTCGGTCTACCTCGACATCAAGGATCTCGACGGGCTGCGCGCCGAGGTCGACGACGCGGTCGCGGTCGGCTTCGACGCGAAGGTTGCTATCCATCCCAGCCAGGTGCCGGTGATCCGGGCCGGTTATGCCCCAACACCCGAGCAGGTGCAGTGGGCGCGACACGTGCTCGCCGCGGCCGCCGATGAACGCGGTGTCTTCGCATTTGAAGGCATAATGGTAGATGCGCCAGTGTTGCGGCGAGCCGAGCGAATCGTGCAACTGGCGACTGACTCAGGCTCGTAG
- a CDS encoding wax ester/triacylglycerol synthase family O-acyltransferase, with amino-acid sequence MVDAAEMPSELGPADYLMHRREAHSHARLGSMGVVFLDAAPDWNRFRAHFEDASRRVPRLRQKVVVPTLPTTAPRWVVDPDFDVNFHVRRMRVPKPGTPREVFDLADELLRSPMDTSRPLWIATLVEGLADGTSALLFRIGHALTDGIGALEMFAQIPTLERDPPAEPPPPVPIPQNLSPDDLMWEGIRRLPRALVEGVRHALWGALRAVGRLMRNPVSALVGGVGYARSAARVMSRPVEPSPLLRQRGSVRRSEALDIRLSTLHSAAKAGGGSLNDAYLAALCGALGRYHRALGAPIDALPMAVPVNVRGEADLTAANQVTSVMLAAPVGEEDPVTRMGKIRVQMTQRRNEPARDVSHSIARLVSVLPAALLSAMSSGGFVDVVASNVPSYRGDIYLAGAKVLRQHGLASVPGVGMVVVLLSAGEWCTVTVNYDRAAIREEELFARCLREGFDEILTLAGQPAPRRAGSVRPPLTRCPRQDSNLRPQD; translated from the coding sequence ATGGTTGACGCCGCCGAAATGCCCAGCGAGCTGGGACCCGCCGACTATTTGATGCATCGGCGCGAAGCCCATAGCCATGCGCGGTTGGGCAGCATGGGAGTCGTTTTCCTCGACGCGGCGCCGGACTGGAACCGGTTTCGCGCCCATTTCGAAGATGCCTCCCGTCGGGTGCCGCGGCTGCGGCAGAAGGTCGTGGTGCCCACCCTCCCGACGACCGCACCGCGCTGGGTGGTGGATCCGGACTTCGACGTGAACTTTCACGTGCGTCGGATGCGTGTGCCCAAGCCTGGCACTCCGCGGGAAGTCTTCGACCTGGCCGACGAGCTGCTGCGGTCACCGATGGACACGTCGCGACCGCTATGGATCGCCACGTTGGTGGAGGGCCTTGCCGACGGTACGTCTGCGCTGCTTTTCCGCATCGGCCATGCGCTCACTGACGGGATCGGCGCCCTCGAGATGTTCGCGCAGATCCCCACTCTGGAGCGCGATCCGCCCGCCGAGCCGCCACCTCCGGTACCGATTCCGCAGAATCTGTCCCCCGACGACCTGATGTGGGAGGGCATCAGACGCCTGCCCCGAGCCCTCGTCGAGGGAGTCCGGCACGCACTGTGGGGCGCATTGCGCGCGGTTGGCCGGTTGATGCGCAATCCGGTGTCGGCGCTGGTGGGCGGCGTGGGCTACGCCCGGTCGGCGGCGCGAGTGATGAGCCGGCCCGTCGAGCCGTCACCGTTGCTGCGCCAGCGCGGCTCGGTACGCCGCAGCGAAGCGCTCGACATCCGTCTCTCCACCCTGCACAGCGCCGCCAAAGCCGGCGGCGGTTCTTTGAACGACGCCTATCTGGCCGCCCTGTGCGGCGCGCTGGGGCGCTACCACCGGGCGCTCGGCGCGCCGATCGACGCGCTGCCGATGGCGGTGCCGGTGAACGTGCGCGGTGAAGCGGACCTCACCGCCGCCAACCAGGTCACCAGCGTCATGCTGGCAGCCCCGGTCGGTGAGGAAGATCCCGTCACTCGCATGGGCAAGATCCGTGTACAGATGACACAGCGCCGAAACGAGCCCGCGCGGGACGTCAGCCACTCGATTGCACGCCTGGTGAGCGTTTTGCCGGCGGCCCTGCTGAGCGCGATGAGCAGCGGGGGATTCGTCGATGTGGTGGCCAGCAATGTGCCGTCGTACCGCGGCGATATCTACCTCGCGGGGGCGAAAGTGCTACGGCAGCATGGTCTCGCGTCGGTGCCCGGCGTCGGAATGGTCGTGGTGCTGTTGTCTGCCGGCGAGTGGTGCACCGTCACGGTCAACTACGACAGAGCCGCCATCCGGGAAGAGGAATTGTTTGCCCGGTGCCTGCGTGAGGGTTTCGACGAGATACTCACGCTGGCGGGTCAACCGGCGCCCCGCCGGGCCGGCAGCGTTCGGCCACCCCTGACGAGGTGCCCCCGGCAGGACTCGAACCTGCGACCACAAGATTAG
- the lipQ gene encoding esterase LipQ, with the protein MSMAMNVTTRCSRAGALALRHGAQLAAEAVDTYRAAALLLQGSPFAVAWFAGWLSAEFSPQVLTGHALSGVTPLSVGRVATTWAAQRADRILSAALEESFGPHYRARVSHPVTDQLECARRGGLLHAAGHRRRYASQTSDIAYGPAGRDNLLDIWRRPDLPDGCRAPVLLQIPGGAWTVNGKRGQAYPLMGRMVELGWICVSIDYSKSPGKAWPAHIVDVKRAIAWVRENIADYGGDPHFVAVTGGSAGAHLASLAALTANDPRLQPGFEDADTTVQAAAPYYGVYDFTDPEKMHELMLPFLEHFVMQKRYTDDPGLFEFASPISHAHSAAPPFFVLHGANDSLIPRAQAQTFCSALREAGAATVCYAELPNAHHAFDIVGTVRSRLTADAVADFLGVVHGRYLRSRRSAARKHATSAS; encoded by the coding sequence ATGAGCATGGCTATGAACGTGACCACAAGGTGCTCACGGGCTGGCGCCCTGGCACTGCGTCACGGCGCGCAGCTGGCGGCCGAAGCGGTCGACACCTATCGCGCCGCCGCCCTGCTGCTGCAGGGTTCGCCGTTCGCCGTCGCCTGGTTCGCGGGATGGCTGTCCGCCGAGTTCTCGCCGCAGGTACTGACCGGCCACGCCCTGTCAGGGGTGACTCCGCTGTCGGTCGGCCGAGTCGCCACCACGTGGGCGGCGCAACGCGCGGACCGCATCCTGTCCGCGGCGCTCGAGGAATCCTTCGGCCCCCACTACCGCGCCCGGGTGTCGCATCCGGTTACCGATCAGCTCGAGTGTGCGCGCCGCGGAGGACTATTACACGCGGCGGGCCATCGTCGTCGTTACGCATCACAGACCTCGGACATCGCCTACGGGCCGGCGGGGCGGGACAACCTGCTCGACATCTGGCGCCGTCCGGACTTGCCCGACGGCTGCCGGGCGCCGGTGCTGCTGCAAATCCCGGGCGGCGCGTGGACCGTCAACGGCAAACGGGGACAGGCATATCCGCTGATGGGCCGGATGGTCGAGCTCGGCTGGATCTGCGTGTCGATCGACTACAGCAAGAGCCCCGGCAAGGCGTGGCCGGCACACATCGTCGATGTCAAGCGGGCCATCGCGTGGGTGCGCGAGAACATCGCCGACTACGGCGGCGACCCGCATTTCGTCGCGGTCACCGGAGGTTCGGCCGGCGCGCATCTGGCCTCGTTGGCGGCGCTCACCGCCAACGACCCGCGGCTTCAGCCCGGCTTCGAGGACGCCGACACCACGGTCCAGGCGGCCGCGCCCTACTACGGGGTTTACGACTTCACCGATCCCGAGAAAATGCACGAACTGATGCTGCCGTTTTTGGAGCACTTCGTGATGCAAAAGCGCTACACCGACGATCCCGGGTTGTTCGAATTCGCGTCGCCGATATCCCACGCGCACAGCGCCGCCCCGCCATTTTTCGTGCTACACGGCGCCAACGATTCGTTGATTCCCCGGGCGCAGGCGCAAACGTTTTGTTCTGCACTGCGCGAGGCCGGTGCCGCCACCGTGTGCTATGCGGAGCTACCCAACGCCCACCACGCATTCGATATCGTCGGGACCGTCCGCTCACGCCTGACGGCCGACGCCGTCGCCGATTTTCTGGGTGTTGTGCATGGACGTTATCTGCGCTCCCGCAGAAGCGCGGCGCGCAAACACGCCACATCCGCGAGCTGA
- the bkdB gene encoding 3-methyl-2-oxobutanoate dehydrogenase subunit beta, with protein sequence MTQIVEPPTRAATLPGAEKTLTMVAALNRALHDAMAADDRVLVFGEDVAAQGGVFRVTEGLAETFGSDRCFDTPLAESAVIGIAVGLALRGFVPVPEIQFDGFAYPAFDQIVSHLAKYRTRTRGEIGMPVTVRIPSFGGIGAVEHHSESTESYWAHTAGLKVVVPSSPSDAYWLLRHAINCPDPVMFLEPKRRYWGREIVDTQRPGPPIGQAVVRRDGADVTVLTYGGLVTTALATAETAAAQRGWSLEVVDLRSLVPLDFDTVAASIRRTGRCVVLHEGPRSLGYGAGLAARIQEEMFYELEAPVLRACGFDTPYPPARLEKLWLPGPDRLMDCVERALELP encoded by the coding sequence ATGACGCAGATCGTCGAACCCCCCACTCGCGCCGCGACATTGCCAGGTGCCGAGAAGACGCTGACCATGGTGGCCGCGCTCAACCGCGCGCTGCACGACGCGATGGCCGCCGACGACCGGGTGCTGGTGTTCGGCGAGGACGTCGCCGCCCAGGGCGGGGTGTTCCGGGTCACCGAGGGGTTGGCCGAGACGTTCGGTTCCGATCGCTGCTTTGACACACCGCTGGCGGAGTCCGCGGTGATCGGCATTGCGGTGGGCCTCGCGTTGCGCGGCTTTGTGCCCGTGCCGGAAATCCAGTTCGACGGGTTCGCCTATCCGGCGTTCGACCAAATAGTCAGCCATCTGGCCAAGTACCGTACCCGCACCCGCGGCGAAATCGGCATGCCGGTCACCGTGCGGATCCCGTCCTTCGGCGGTATCGGTGCGGTCGAACACCATTCGGAATCCACCGAGTCGTACTGGGCGCACACCGCCGGTCTGAAGGTCGTGGTCCCATCGTCGCCGTCGGACGCGTATTGGCTTTTGCGCCATGCCATCAACTGCCCGGATCCCGTGATGTTCTTGGAGCCCAAGCGGCGCTACTGGGGCCGCGAAATCGTCGACACCCAGCGGCCCGGGCCACCGATCGGGCAGGCGGTGGTGCGCCGGGACGGCGCCGACGTCACCGTGCTGACCTACGGCGGCCTGGTGACCACCGCGTTGGCTACCGCGGAAACCGCTGCTGCCCAACGGGGTTGGAGTCTGGAAGTGGTCGACCTGCGGTCGCTGGTGCCGCTGGACTTCGACACCGTGGCCGCGTCGATCCGCCGCACCGGACGCTGCGTCGTGCTGCACGAAGGGCCGCGAAGCCTCGGCTACGGCGCCGGGCTGGCCGCCCGCATCCAAGAGGAGATGTTTTACGAATTGGAGGCCCCGGTGTTGCGCGCGTGCGGGTTTGACACCCCCTACCCGCCGGCGCGGCTCGAAAAGCTGTGGCTGCCCGGGCCCGACCGGCTGATGGACTGCGTCGAGCGCGCCCTGGAGCTGCCGTGA
- a CDS encoding dihydrolipoamide acetyltransferase family protein, with amino-acid sequence MSVKPFVVPDLGEGLEEVTLSNWNVAVGDDVEINQPLCSVETAKAEVEIPSPYAGRIVEIHGAEGDVLPVGALLVRIDTASGAPSNGESPTRTPVLVGYGADDTLDASRRPKAKPSVRKLAAELGVDLTDVPPGPDGLISREAVLAAAEHADVSYDVLPVRGVQAEMARRMTLAHSQIPDAHASVQVDCTNLLRLHDRLQVTPFALTLRFVALALQHHTILNSTWVDGPDGPQVHTHRAVHLGFAVAAPRGLLVPVVADAHQMTTRQLADAVARLTEQARAGTLKPAQLTGSTFTVSNFGALGLDEGVPVINYPEAAILGMGSLKPRPMALDDQVVVRPQMTLTCAFDHRVADGAQVAAFLGELRGLLESPETALLDL; translated from the coding sequence GTGAGCGTCAAGCCGTTCGTCGTACCCGATCTTGGCGAAGGGCTCGAGGAAGTGACGCTGTCGAACTGGAACGTCGCCGTCGGTGACGACGTCGAAATCAACCAGCCGCTGTGCTCAGTGGAGACTGCCAAGGCAGAAGTCGAAATCCCGAGCCCGTATGCGGGGCGGATCGTCGAAATACATGGCGCCGAAGGCGATGTCCTGCCGGTCGGCGCGCTGCTGGTGCGTATCGACACCGCGTCTGGCGCCCCGTCAAACGGCGAATCGCCCACGCGCACACCGGTCCTCGTGGGATACGGCGCCGACGACACACTCGACGCCAGCCGCCGCCCGAAAGCCAAGCCGTCGGTACGCAAACTGGCCGCCGAATTGGGTGTCGACCTGACCGACGTGCCACCCGGTCCGGACGGCCTGATCAGTCGCGAAGCGGTGCTGGCGGCTGCCGAGCACGCGGACGTCTCCTACGACGTGCTGCCGGTGCGGGGCGTGCAGGCGGAGATGGCTCGACGAATGACGTTGGCCCACAGCCAGATTCCCGACGCCCATGCCAGCGTGCAGGTGGACTGCACCAATCTGTTGCGGCTGCACGATCGGCTGCAGGTGACGCCATTCGCGCTCACCCTGCGGTTCGTGGCCCTCGCGCTTCAACACCACACGATCCTCAACTCCACCTGGGTCGACGGCCCCGACGGGCCGCAGGTGCACACCCACCGTGCCGTGCATCTGGGTTTCGCGGTCGCCGCACCCCGGGGTCTGCTGGTGCCCGTCGTCGCCGACGCGCACCAGATGACCACCAGGCAGCTCGCCGACGCGGTGGCCCGGCTGACCGAACAGGCGCGCGCCGGCACGCTGAAGCCCGCACAGCTGACAGGCTCCACGTTCACCGTCTCTAACTTCGGTGCGCTCGGACTCGACGAGGGCGTGCCGGTGATCAACTATCCGGAGGCGGCCATCCTGGGGATGGGCTCGCTCAAGCCGCGGCCGATGGCCCTCGACGACCAAGTCGTCGTGCGTCCCCAGATGACCTTGACCTGCGCATTCGACCACCGTGTTGCCGACGGCGCGCAGGTCGCCGCGTTCCTGGGCGAGCTGCGGGGCCTCCTCGAGTCACCGGAGACGGCGCTGCTGGACCTCTAA
- a CDS encoding enoyl-CoA hydratase, translated as MTQPDLVLYRVDNRVALITVNDPERRNAVTAAMSAQLRAAVERAEADSDVHAVVVTGAGKAFCAGADLSALGEATEEGLLALYDGFMAVGKCTLPTIAAVNGAAVGAGLNLALAADVRIAGPAALFDARFQKLGLHPGGGATWMLQRAVGPQVARAALLFGMRFDAESAVRHGLALSVADDPVAAALELAAGPAAAPREVVLATKATMRATASPGSLDDEQHELAKDTELGPQAASIRSPEFAARLAAAPGQHALEVQQRRLR; from the coding sequence ATGACCCAGCCCGATCTGGTTCTCTACCGCGTCGACAACCGCGTCGCGCTGATCACCGTCAACGATCCGGAACGGCGTAACGCCGTCACCGCCGCGATGTCGGCCCAGTTGCGGGCCGCGGTCGAGCGGGCCGAGGCAGATTCGGACGTGCACGCCGTCGTGGTCACCGGGGCCGGCAAGGCGTTCTGCGCGGGTGCCGACCTCAGCGCCCTGGGCGAAGCCACCGAGGAAGGGCTGCTGGCCCTCTACGACGGGTTCATGGCCGTCGGCAAGTGCACGCTGCCGACGATCGCGGCGGTCAACGGCGCGGCGGTCGGCGCCGGGCTGAACCTGGCGCTGGCCGCCGATGTGCGCATCGCCGGACCGGCCGCGTTGTTCGACGCCCGCTTCCAGAAGCTCGGCCTGCACCCCGGCGGCGGTGCGACGTGGATGCTGCAGCGCGCCGTGGGTCCGCAAGTCGCCCGCGCCGCCTTGCTGTTCGGCATGCGCTTCGACGCGGAATCCGCTGTGCGCCACGGCCTTGCGCTGTCCGTTGCCGACGACCCGGTGGCCGCTGCCCTGGAACTGGCGGCCGGGCCCGCTGCGGCGCCGCGGGAGGTTGTGCTGGCGACCAAGGCCACCATGCGCGCCACCGCCAGCCCCGGATCGCTCGACGACGAGCAGCACGAGCTGGCCAAGGACACCGAGCTGGGCCCGCAGGCCGCGTCGATCCGCTCACCAGAGTTCGCGGCCCGGTTGGCCGCGGCCCCGGGGCAACACGCTTTAGAGGTCCAGCAGCGCCGTCTCCGGTGA
- the pdhA gene encoding pyruvate dehydrogenase (acetyl-transferring) E1 component subunit alpha → MTELAQTPTTVDLEPVQLVAPDGTPTAEDRYSRELPDEALCWLYEMMVVTRDVDTELVNLQRQGELALFAPCRGQEAAQVGAAACLRKADWLFPQYRELGVFLVRGIAPSHVGAMWRGTWHGGLEFTKKCCAPISIPVGTHALHAVGAAMAAQRLGEDSITVAFLGDGATSEGDVHEALNVAAVFGAPCVFYVQNNQWAISVPLCRQTAAPSIAHKAIGYGMPGIRVDGNDVLACYAVMAEAAARARAGGGPTLIEAVTYRLGPHTTSDDPTRYRSRDELEHWLALDPIPRYRAYLEGRGLWSERLAGRVAARSQRLCTELRDMLFGAPDVDIDEVFTTVYAEMTPALEAQRRDLRVELGEEPR, encoded by the coding sequence GTGACCGAGCTTGCGCAGACGCCGACGACGGTCGACCTCGAGCCGGTGCAACTGGTCGCACCGGACGGGACGCCGACCGCCGAAGACCGTTACAGCCGGGAGCTTCCGGACGAAGCACTGTGCTGGCTCTACGAGATGATGGTCGTCACCCGCGATGTGGACACCGAACTGGTCAACCTGCAGCGCCAGGGCGAATTGGCGCTGTTCGCGCCGTGCCGCGGCCAGGAGGCGGCGCAGGTCGGCGCGGCGGCCTGTCTGCGCAAGGCCGACTGGCTGTTTCCGCAATATCGCGAATTGGGCGTGTTTTTGGTGCGGGGTATTGCGCCCAGCCACGTCGGCGCCATGTGGCGCGGAACCTGGCACGGCGGCTTGGAATTCACCAAGAAATGTTGCGCTCCGATCTCGATTCCGGTCGGCACGCACGCCTTACACGCCGTCGGGGCGGCGATGGCCGCGCAGCGCCTCGGCGAGGATTCCATAACGGTCGCCTTCCTGGGCGACGGCGCCACCAGCGAAGGCGACGTGCACGAGGCGCTGAACGTGGCGGCCGTTTTCGGAGCACCGTGCGTGTTCTACGTGCAGAACAACCAGTGGGCGATCTCGGTGCCGCTGTGCCGGCAGACCGCAGCGCCGTCGATCGCGCACAAGGCGATCGGCTACGGGATGCCCGGTATCCGGGTGGACGGCAACGACGTGCTCGCCTGCTACGCGGTGATGGCCGAGGCGGCGGCGCGGGCCAGGGCCGGCGGCGGGCCGACGCTGATCGAGGCCGTCACCTACCGACTTGGCCCGCACACCACCTCCGACGACCCGACCCGCTACCGCAGCCGCGACGAACTCGAGCACTGGCTGGCGCTCGACCCGATTCCGCGCTACCGGGCCTATCTTGAGGGCCGGGGGCTGTGGTCGGAGCGGCTGGCGGGCCGTGTTGCCGCCCGGTCCCAGCGGCTGTGTACCGAGTTGCGCGACATGCTGTTCGGTGCGCCTGACGTCGACATCGACGAGGTGTTCACCACTGTCTACGCGGAGATGACGCCCGCATTGGAGGCGCAGCGCCGAGATCTGCGGGTGGAACTGGGGGAGGAGCCGCGATGA
- a CDS encoding MaoC family dehydratase, whose protein sequence is MTSPEQRAVVQRGLWFEEFEIGVRYLHRPGRTITEADNVLFTTLTMNTQALHLDAAFSDALPPFHQRLVNSMFTLSTLVGLSVAQLTQGTIVANLGFSEIAFPKPLFHGDTLYAETEITDKRESKSRPGEGILTFAHTGRNQHGDVVATATRKTLVRMRPADDA, encoded by the coding sequence GTGACGAGTCCCGAGCAGCGCGCCGTCGTCCAGCGCGGGCTGTGGTTCGAGGAATTCGAGATCGGGGTGCGCTATCTGCACCGGCCCGGCCGCACGATCACCGAGGCCGACAACGTGTTGTTCACGACGTTGACGATGAACACTCAAGCGCTGCACCTGGATGCCGCGTTCTCCGACGCGCTGCCGCCGTTTCACCAGCGGCTGGTCAACTCGATGTTCACCCTCTCGACATTAGTGGGATTGTCGGTCGCGCAGCTGACCCAGGGCACCATCGTCGCCAACCTCGGATTCTCCGAAATCGCCTTCCCCAAGCCCCTTTTCCACGGCGACACGCTGTACGCCGAAACCGAGATCACCGACAAACGTGAATCCAAGAGCCGCCCCGGGGAGGGCATCCTCACGTTCGCCCACACCGGACGCAACCAGCACGGCGACGTCGTCGCCACCGCGACCCGCAAAACCCTGGTGCGCATGAGGCCGGCCGATGACGCTTGA